From Pseudoalteromonas rubra, one genomic window encodes:
- a CDS encoding non-ribosomal peptide synthetase, whose amino-acid sequence MTATTIMDQLARHAEQKPQQTALVCVDKKNHTHWSYQALYEQSLLLAGHLQAHVSAGDRALILMDTGIEYVTSFLACQHLGVTAIPSFPPESTKAQHIARTVGITEDSSAKLVLTTARFAETVAAMCESLNEVIMQVVDDLSGDTPAAPRHPAHSDEIAFLQYTSGSTAKPKGVMVSHGNLLANEAAIAEIMETSEEDVTVSWLPLFHDMGLIGGLLQPIYKGHLLVLCSPRYFMERPSRWLQLISQYRGTISGGPDFSYRLCLERVREKQLEGLDLSSWRLAFSGAEPIRHDTLLDFAERFAPLGLKKSAMFPCYGLAEGTLMVAGTYAGGGAVIRAFDNQGLAEGQAEIVEARDIRDTEAYSHQVGCGRPASEHTLRITCPQSQCALADGEIGEIWAAGPSIALGYWQNEQATQETFVELEGRRWLRTGDVGYVFDGQLYISGRQKDLIIMNGHNVYPQDIERAIDAELSFVRKGRVSAFPVPSEESGEGIGLAIETSNSYRNEIPAEQTALIVRDFITEQFAVCPELVLLLDQGGLPKTSSGKLQRSACLKLRNSGELASYGDFDLSQLQKLTTTTSESNNTHWDAFTHQLAQHWQSVLRYPVNSDDADFFALGGSSIKAAQLMALIQSDLDCQLEPSSLFAAHRFADFCQRVREAKATPGVQIPALEREDYPLSTQQQRQLFLWQLEPQSSAYHIGAALELQGDINSDLLQQACAKVLEAQDALRQAYFKNAAGQWRQRTTSQPLQWQVHDVRGAADPRAQALVVQQQIFQQPFALERGDNFRAALISESLQHHKLVLVMHHIASDAWSFDLILAEITRQYNVLCDTKQSAPTADGGIHYGDFAQWQGEWLASEQASTQLAYWQQRLDGQGDEELLAPEQARRTDMSAPLGVKQFTFDHKHTEKLQQLAHGQNASLFMLLLSSLQVLFYRVSGKRQPQIGIAVANRSLAQLHNLVGFFINTQVIRGAVSPEQSFVQLLSECKAAALEAQRHQDYPFEKLVEVLNPQRTLGQTPLFQVMFNHLEQDVTDALTLAGSATVGAQALQQQAQFDLSFDSRLDTQGQLTIELQYNQALYQESTIARLTDAYQQLLNQLPQQAELAIGNLVLQADSVTIPDAAVGSKVSAKAGEWLNVISNHAKQNPDDTAVIFEDQHYSYTWLEQTANRLANGLIGKGLAGEVVGIMQPRKPLMLASVLACLKANAAYLPLDPNFPQAKLTHMISDSGCAAVLGDGTLGELSVSMISPVALLSAYHEHNQPPEVTHHAFALAYLNYTSGSTGQAKGVAIEHQALASYIDSAIDFINLRRDDVVLQFATINFDAFVEQVFPSWAIGAAVVLRGDVLWDAETLYQQAQRHSITVMDLSAAYWRSIAASWARISATTPLSLPHLRQVHSGGEAMSEQGIQDWRKAGLGEVRLLNTYGPTEIVVEAAIHDCRVLNPGESVPLGHALSGRRLYVLDNNLQPVVNGQVGELYIGGAMLARGYWQRAAQTATRFIADPFTNDGGRMYSSGDLVSWQDGALHYHGRSDHQVKVRGFRVELGEIETRLTQLPGVTAAVVITEQQAQSLNLIAYVQSERHSDAEYATKLKRALAEQLPDYMVPSHIVALAQLPINASGKLERQQLPRIKPVQSKIISAASSQTEQMLETVWCKHLATEQVDSNANFFDLGGHSLLLMAVYDDLKPQFSQLQLTDLFTYPSIASLAAYLEQSNTVVTQTTGTQSGAKQRRGMGAVAARKRKARES is encoded by the coding sequence ATGACCGCCACGACGATAATGGATCAGCTTGCCCGTCATGCTGAGCAAAAACCTCAGCAAACGGCATTAGTTTGTGTGGATAAGAAAAACCATACCCACTGGAGCTATCAAGCTCTTTATGAGCAAAGTTTGTTACTCGCAGGTCACCTTCAGGCACATGTTAGTGCGGGTGATCGAGCGCTGATCCTAATGGATACTGGAATCGAATATGTCACCAGCTTTCTCGCCTGTCAGCATTTAGGTGTGACCGCCATTCCAAGTTTTCCTCCCGAGTCGACTAAAGCACAGCATATTGCCCGTACCGTTGGTATTACTGAAGATTCCAGCGCAAAACTGGTGCTGACGACTGCTCGCTTTGCAGAGACTGTGGCGGCCATGTGTGAGTCTCTTAACGAAGTCATTATGCAAGTTGTTGATGACCTCTCGGGTGATACCCCAGCTGCTCCGCGTCATCCGGCGCACAGTGATGAAATTGCCTTTTTGCAATACACCTCAGGGTCTACAGCCAAGCCCAAAGGCGTGATGGTTAGTCATGGCAATTTGTTGGCCAATGAGGCCGCGATAGCCGAAATAATGGAGACCAGCGAAGAAGATGTCACGGTGAGCTGGTTGCCGTTATTCCATGACATGGGACTAATAGGTGGGCTGCTGCAACCTATTTATAAAGGTCACCTACTGGTTTTATGTTCGCCGCGCTATTTTATGGAGCGCCCGTCCCGGTGGTTGCAACTGATCAGCCAATACCGTGGCACCATCTCAGGTGGCCCTGATTTCTCTTATCGCCTTTGTCTTGAGCGTGTGCGCGAAAAACAATTGGAAGGTCTCGATTTAAGTAGTTGGCGACTCGCTTTTTCTGGTGCTGAGCCTATACGCCATGACACCTTATTGGATTTTGCGGAGCGCTTTGCTCCTCTGGGCCTGAAAAAGTCGGCTATGTTCCCGTGTTATGGCTTGGCTGAGGGCACACTGATGGTAGCCGGTACATATGCAGGTGGTGGTGCGGTCATTCGTGCCTTCGACAATCAAGGCTTAGCCGAGGGACAAGCTGAAATAGTTGAAGCCCGCGATATCCGTGATACTGAAGCATATAGTCATCAGGTTGGCTGTGGCAGGCCAGCCAGTGAACACACACTAAGAATTACTTGCCCGCAATCGCAGTGCGCGTTGGCTGATGGAGAAATTGGTGAAATTTGGGCTGCGGGGCCGAGCATCGCCTTGGGTTACTGGCAAAATGAGCAAGCAACGCAAGAAACGTTTGTTGAGCTGGAAGGTCGGCGCTGGTTGAGAACTGGCGATGTGGGTTATGTTTTTGACGGCCAACTTTATATTTCTGGCCGACAAAAAGACCTGATTATTATGAATGGCCATAACGTCTACCCACAGGATATAGAGCGGGCGATTGATGCTGAGCTGAGCTTTGTACGTAAAGGCCGGGTTTCTGCTTTTCCTGTTCCCAGTGAAGAAAGTGGTGAAGGAATAGGTCTGGCGATTGAAACCAGCAATAGTTATCGCAATGAAATTCCCGCTGAGCAGACAGCGTTGATTGTTCGGGATTTTATAACTGAACAATTCGCAGTCTGTCCTGAACTTGTCTTATTATTAGATCAAGGTGGATTACCTAAGACCTCCAGTGGCAAACTACAGCGCAGTGCCTGTTTGAAATTGCGCAATAGCGGTGAATTGGCCAGCTACGGTGACTTTGACTTGAGTCAGTTACAAAAGCTAACTACCACTACGTCAGAGTCAAATAATACGCATTGGGATGCGTTCACGCACCAATTAGCTCAGCATTGGCAAAGTGTCTTGCGTTACCCTGTTAATAGCGATGATGCCGATTTCTTCGCGCTCGGAGGTAGCTCAATTAAGGCCGCACAGTTAATGGCGTTAATTCAGAGTGATTTAGACTGTCAGCTCGAACCGAGTAGCCTTTTCGCTGCGCACCGTTTTGCCGATTTTTGTCAGCGGGTCAGAGAAGCAAAAGCGACACCAGGTGTACAAATACCCGCTTTAGAGCGGGAGGATTATCCCCTCAGCACTCAACAGCAAAGGCAGTTGTTCTTGTGGCAGTTAGAACCACAAAGCAGTGCCTATCATATTGGCGCGGCATTAGAGTTGCAGGGGGACATTAACTCGGACTTGTTGCAACAGGCCTGTGCTAAAGTGCTTGAAGCGCAAGATGCCTTGCGTCAGGCATATTTCAAAAACGCAGCAGGGCAATGGCGTCAGCGTACCACTTCGCAGCCTTTACAATGGCAAGTACATGATGTCCGTGGTGCAGCTGATCCACGCGCGCAGGCTCTGGTGGTTCAGCAGCAAATTTTTCAGCAGCCCTTTGCGTTAGAGCGAGGGGATAACTTCCGCGCAGCTTTAATTTCCGAGTCCTTACAACACCACAAACTTGTATTGGTTATGCACCATATAGCCAGTGATGCCTGGAGTTTTGACTTGATACTGGCTGAGATAACACGTCAGTACAACGTATTGTGTGACACGAAACAAAGTGCACCAACGGCGGATGGCGGTATCCACTATGGCGATTTTGCTCAGTGGCAGGGAGAGTGGCTGGCATCTGAACAAGCGTCTACTCAGCTTGCGTATTGGCAGCAACGTCTGGATGGTCAGGGGGATGAAGAGTTACTGGCACCTGAGCAGGCACGACGCACCGATATGTCCGCGCCACTTGGCGTAAAGCAATTTACATTTGACCATAAGCATACTGAGAAGCTACAGCAATTGGCACATGGCCAAAATGCCAGTCTATTTATGTTGTTGCTGAGTAGCTTGCAGGTACTATTTTATCGTGTCAGCGGAAAACGCCAGCCGCAGATAGGCATTGCAGTCGCAAACCGAAGTCTGGCGCAACTGCATAATCTTGTCGGCTTTTTTATAAATACCCAAGTGATCCGTGGTGCGGTTTCACCAGAGCAAAGTTTTGTCCAGCTGCTCAGTGAGTGCAAGGCTGCGGCACTTGAAGCACAGCGTCATCAGGACTACCCGTTTGAAAAGCTTGTGGAAGTACTCAACCCTCAAAGAACATTGGGGCAGACGCCGCTATTTCAGGTGATGTTTAACCATTTGGAGCAGGATGTAACCGATGCTTTGACACTAGCGGGCAGCGCAACGGTCGGTGCGCAGGCATTGCAGCAACAGGCACAGTTTGATCTGAGCTTTGATTCACGGCTCGACACCCAGGGGCAACTGACAATTGAACTACAGTACAACCAGGCGTTGTACCAGGAGTCCACAATAGCCCGACTTACGGACGCGTATCAGCAATTGCTTAACCAGTTGCCGCAGCAAGCCGAGCTGGCCATTGGCAATTTAGTATTGCAAGCTGATTCGGTGACTATTCCGGATGCAGCGGTGGGGTCAAAGGTGAGTGCTAAAGCGGGTGAGTGGCTGAATGTAATTAGCAACCATGCAAAGCAAAATCCTGACGATACGGCTGTGATCTTTGAAGATCAGCATTATAGCTATACCTGGCTGGAACAGACAGCAAATCGATTAGCCAATGGCTTGATTGGCAAAGGTCTTGCTGGTGAAGTTGTGGGTATCATGCAGCCGCGTAAGCCTTTAATGCTGGCGTCAGTGCTGGCTTGCTTGAAAGCCAACGCGGCTTATTTGCCATTGGATCCAAATTTCCCACAAGCCAAATTAACGCACATGATTAGTGATAGTGGCTGTGCCGCAGTGCTCGGTGACGGTACACTCGGTGAACTGTCTGTATCCATGATTTCACCGGTGGCACTGTTGAGTGCATATCACGAGCACAATCAGCCACCTGAAGTCACTCATCACGCTTTTGCGTTGGCCTACTTAAATTACACGTCAGGCTCGACCGGTCAGGCCAAAGGGGTCGCTATTGAGCACCAAGCATTGGCCAGTTACATTGATTCAGCGATTGATTTTATTAACTTACGCCGTGACGACGTTGTGTTGCAGTTTGCCACCATCAATTTCGACGCTTTTGTTGAGCAAGTGTTCCCGAGTTGGGCTATAGGTGCTGCTGTCGTACTTCGGGGTGATGTCTTGTGGGATGCTGAGACTTTATATCAACAAGCTCAGCGTCATAGTATTACGGTCATGGACCTGAGTGCTGCCTATTGGCGGAGTATTGCAGCCAGTTGGGCTCGTATTTCTGCGACAACTCCCTTGTCCCTGCCACATTTGAGACAGGTGCATTCAGGGGGAGAGGCAATGTCAGAGCAGGGGATCCAAGACTGGCGAAAAGCCGGGCTAGGTGAGGTACGCTTGCTGAATACTTACGGGCCAACTGAGATTGTCGTTGAGGCGGCTATTCATGACTGCCGCGTATTGAATCCTGGTGAATCTGTTCCTTTGGGACATGCTTTGAGCGGGCGACGTTTGTATGTACTGGATAATAACTTACAACCTGTAGTAAATGGACAGGTGGGTGAACTTTACATTGGTGGTGCGATGCTGGCACGTGGTTACTGGCAGCGCGCAGCTCAAACAGCAACTCGCTTTATTGCCGATCCGTTTACGAACGACGGTGGCCGCATGTATTCAAGTGGTGATTTAGTCAGCTGGCAAGATGGCGCACTGCACTATCATGGACGTAGTGACCATCAAGTTAAGGTGCGAGGTTTCCGAGTTGAGTTAGGTGAGATTGAAACGCGCCTTACGCAGTTACCAGGTGTAACCGCAGCGGTTGTTATCACGGAGCAGCAAGCGCAGTCTCTGAATCTCATAGCCTATGTGCAGAGTGAGCGTCATAGTGACGCTGAGTATGCGACTAAGCTCAAGCGTGCTTTGGCTGAGCAGCTGCCAGATTATATGGTGCCGTCACATATTGTAGCATTGGCGCAGCTTCCCATAAATGCCAGTGGTAAGCTGGAGCGACAGCAGTTACCAAGGATTAAACCGGTACAGAGTAAGATAATAAGCGCAGCAAGTAGCCAGACTGAGCAAATGCTGGAAACTGTCTGGTGCAAGCATCTGGCAACTGAGCAGGTTGACTCCAATGCGAACTTCTTTGACTTAGGTGGTCACTCGTTATTGCTGATGGCAGTGTACGATGACTTAAAACCCCAATTTAGTCAGCTACAGTTGACCGATTTATTCACGTATCCCAGCATTGCCAGCCTAGCTGCTTATCTGGAACAGTCTAACACGGTTGTTACACAAACAACCGGCACTCAAAGTGGTGCCAAACAGCGTCGCGGCATGGGTGCCGTCGCCGCACGCAAACGAAAAGCAAGAGAATCTTAA
- a CDS encoding MbtH family protein, with protein MSFDNENGTFKVLVNHEEQYSLWPSYKSVPGGWKDVGVEGDKETCLAYINEHWTDMRPLSLRQAMEQ; from the coding sequence ATGAGCTTTGACAACGAGAATGGCACCTTCAAGGTATTGGTAAACCACGAGGAGCAATATTCACTCTGGCCCAGCTACAAAAGCGTTCCGGGTGGCTGGAAAGACGTAGGTGTTGAAGGTGATAAAGAGACCTGTCTGGCCTACATCAATGAACACTGGACGGATATGCGTCCATTAAGTTTGCGCCAGGCAATGGAGCAGTAA
- a CDS encoding penicillin acylase family protein gives MNFIKLGVAGLSICMGSAVAAQQTVSTLSHFNSEESVRVTRTHLGIAHVKADTLYGLGYGNAYAQAQDHACILADGYLRQRGERAQYLGAHRSGQDNYYLYSDIGYRILDLPGRVAQHYAQMSDDSKALAEGFAAGYNHFLSEVTAGHETLDQDCRDQPWVKPITAHDVVANLLLMSVQGSLGRMLPMLIQAAPPQSVSLNGTAVVLDFADDTTLGSNGWALGQSLSSNGRGMILANPHFPFHGNSRFWTHHATIPGQLDVMGASVVGVPGVVNIGFNRNLAWTHTFSSALHHVFYRLTIDPTNPLRYQYEGQWHDLQTRQLQIPVKTDGGTYIHEHTAYATHFGFLLKDAQNFPWQGGVAFAVRDVNLENFEAIDHWLAYNKASSIDELVTASARYNGLSFNNTLAADRQGEVFYTDDSNVPNLSPTALEWLRTDPYTAAVFASTGQVVLPGDRSEMIFNGAIDLDKSPSLRRRDYVQNSNDSFWLTNAEHPIRDVSPLFGKVDAKQSERSRYAYELLTSQRGQDGRFDLSELEEIILGNGSYYTNQREVVAGLCQQYAGQTIALSERVSAQVDPICTAFAKWDGHFNLDSKAAHLAREFFRELDTTQDFVVAFDATQPTTTPHTLKSERLILEKLLRAGVNLQHYGFALDAPYAEIQYLSKGNERIAWPGPDHSSGGFNMFAPANGMDLTSFAKPASAPLTSIVDGKPLWSELTREGYEVNYGSSWMMVVGFDYWGPVAKGLLLHSQSANRDSVHFSDSSRRYAQQGGLITLPFYPWQIAFSAISSTKLIVKKD, from the coding sequence ATGAATTTTATTAAGTTAGGCGTGGCAGGTTTATCAATTTGCATGGGGAGCGCAGTTGCCGCTCAGCAGACGGTATCTACACTGTCACATTTTAACTCTGAGGAATCCGTTAGAGTCACTCGCACGCACCTGGGCATAGCACATGTGAAAGCTGATACTCTATATGGACTGGGATATGGCAATGCCTATGCACAGGCACAAGATCACGCGTGTATTCTCGCCGATGGCTACCTGCGTCAGCGGGGGGAGCGTGCCCAGTATCTGGGCGCTCACCGCTCAGGCCAGGATAATTATTATCTATATTCAGATATTGGATATCGGATCCTGGATTTACCCGGACGTGTTGCTCAGCACTATGCTCAGATGTCGGACGATAGTAAAGCTTTGGCAGAAGGTTTTGCGGCTGGCTATAACCATTTTCTTAGCGAAGTAACTGCGGGCCATGAAACTCTGGATCAGGATTGTCGTGATCAACCCTGGGTTAAGCCCATCACCGCGCATGATGTCGTAGCTAATTTGTTACTTATGAGCGTGCAAGGTAGCTTGGGCCGTATGTTGCCTATGTTGATACAGGCAGCTCCGCCTCAGTCAGTAAGTCTTAATGGTACAGCTGTGGTATTGGATTTTGCTGATGATACTACACTGGGCTCCAATGGCTGGGCGTTAGGTCAATCTCTCAGTTCGAATGGGCGTGGTATGATACTTGCCAATCCTCATTTCCCGTTTCATGGAAATTCTCGTTTTTGGACACACCACGCGACGATCCCCGGGCAGCTGGACGTTATGGGCGCATCCGTCGTCGGTGTTCCGGGCGTCGTGAATATTGGCTTTAACCGTAATTTAGCCTGGACACATACGTTCTCTAGTGCGTTGCACCATGTATTTTATCGTCTGACAATAGACCCTACGAACCCACTTCGTTACCAATACGAAGGTCAGTGGCATGATCTACAAACCCGCCAGCTTCAAATTCCCGTCAAAACAGATGGTGGAACATACATCCATGAGCACACGGCTTATGCAACTCATTTTGGGTTTTTATTAAAAGACGCGCAGAATTTTCCATGGCAGGGAGGCGTTGCCTTTGCGGTGCGTGATGTCAACCTGGAAAACTTTGAGGCAATTGATCATTGGCTGGCTTATAACAAAGCCTCTTCAATTGATGAGCTAGTAACTGCTTCAGCGCGTTATAACGGCTTGTCTTTTAATAATACCCTTGCGGCTGACAGGCAAGGAGAGGTATTTTACACCGATGACTCTAATGTGCCCAACCTGTCGCCTACCGCATTAGAATGGCTGCGAACTGACCCTTATACAGCGGCAGTGTTTGCGTCGACAGGCCAGGTGGTATTGCCCGGCGATCGCAGTGAAATGATATTCAATGGCGCAATTGATCTGGATAAGTCTCCTTCCCTTAGACGCCGTGATTACGTGCAAAACTCTAATGATTCATTTTGGCTAACCAATGCAGAACACCCTATTCGGGATGTGTCTCCTTTATTTGGTAAAGTGGATGCTAAGCAGTCAGAGCGCAGCCGTTATGCGTATGAGTTGCTGACATCACAACGAGGTCAGGATGGTCGGTTTGATTTGTCTGAACTGGAAGAAATCATACTTGGCAATGGCAGTTATTATACCAATCAACGAGAAGTCGTAGCAGGCCTTTGTCAACAATATGCCGGACAGACTATAGCACTAAGTGAACGGGTTAGTGCTCAGGTTGATCCAATTTGCACTGCATTTGCAAAATGGGATGGGCATTTCAACTTGGATTCCAAAGCAGCTCATCTTGCCCGAGAGTTTTTTAGAGAGCTAGATACGACTCAGGACTTTGTAGTAGCGTTTGACGCAACTCAACCAACAACGACCCCACACACCCTGAAAAGTGAGCGGCTTATTCTTGAAAAGCTCCTGCGTGCTGGCGTAAACCTACAACATTATGGATTCGCACTGGATGCGCCTTACGCCGAGATTCAGTACCTGAGCAAAGGAAATGAACGTATTGCATGGCCTGGTCCAGACCACAGCAGTGGTGGGTTTAATATGTTTGCACCGGCTAATGGTATGGACCTGACCAGTTTTGCGAAGCCGGCATCCGCGCCTCTGACAAGTATCGTTGATGGAAAACCATTGTGGTCCGAACTCACACGTGAAGGTTATGAAGTTAACTATGGTTCTAGCTGGATGATGGTTGTGGGCTTTGATTATTGGGGCCCTGTTGCCAAAGGGTTACTACTACATTCTCAAAGTGCTAATAGAGACTCAGTGCACTTTAGTGATAGTAGCCGACGCTATGCTCAACAAGGAGGCCTGATCACACTGCCATTCTACCCCTGGCAAATTGCTTTCAGTGCCATCAGTAGTACCAAACTGATTGTGAAAAAAGACTAA
- a CDS encoding RNA polymerase sigma factor, with protein MPQSQEKWSNVIAENEAKLLAYLNNILRCPYLAEDALQDTFIRLSGMSACQNCQVKNSKSFCYQVARNIAIDMLRKQSRESLVDMESVHGEHFDDEESNIETRFIDAQLSEKVNHTIAKLSKRHQNVVSFYRDGRLKQKEIAQMYSISPTLVNFLIKEAIQSCKTELGTAQLTH; from the coding sequence GTGCCGCAGTCGCAAGAAAAGTGGTCAAATGTCATTGCAGAAAACGAAGCCAAGCTACTTGCTTATTTGAATAATATTCTGCGTTGCCCCTATCTCGCTGAGGATGCGTTACAAGATACCTTTATTCGTTTGTCTGGTATGTCAGCCTGTCAGAACTGCCAGGTTAAAAATTCGAAGAGTTTTTGCTATCAGGTTGCCCGCAATATTGCCATCGACATGTTGCGCAAACAAAGTCGGGAAAGCCTGGTCGATATGGAATCTGTGCACGGTGAGCACTTTGATGACGAAGAATCTAATATTGAAACCCGCTTCATTGACGCACAGCTCTCAGAAAAAGTGAATCACACTATCGCTAAGCTGTCCAAGCGCCATCAGAACGTCGTAAGTTTTTATCGTGACGGGCGATTAAAGCAAAAAGAAATTGCGCAGATGTACAGTATCTCACCTACGCTGGTCAACTTCCTGATCAAAGAAGCCATTCAGTCCTGCAAGACCGAGTTAGGCACTGCACAGCTCACTCACTGA
- a CDS encoding tellurite resistance TerB family protein: protein MFAQLRKFINNLAQQPESEQAPDFTTALAALMVEIMRADGETHADECHMIARLLTQHSGISTQASELIRDQAISMVDEAIDLHRFMRVVNAHTGELERIEVIELLWLVAYADGSLDPHEEHMVRKIAGLLYVAHADFISAKLTAREQLGLTDQ, encoded by the coding sequence TTGTTTGCACAACTGAGAAAGTTCATAAATAACCTGGCTCAACAGCCTGAATCTGAACAGGCACCTGACTTCACAACAGCACTGGCTGCACTGATGGTGGAGATTATGCGCGCCGATGGTGAAACCCACGCGGATGAATGCCATATGATTGCCCGGTTGCTGACCCAGCACAGTGGCATTTCAACACAGGCCAGCGAGCTCATTCGCGATCAAGCCATCTCTATGGTAGATGAAGCGATTGATTTACACCGGTTTATGCGAGTTGTGAACGCACATACCGGGGAGCTTGAGCGCATAGAAGTGATTGAATTACTGTGGTTAGTAGCCTATGCCGACGGTAGTTTAGATCCTCACGAAGAACATATGGTCAGAAAAATCGCGGGCTTGCTGTACGTGGCGCATGCCGACTTTATCTCAGCCAAACTCACCGCCCGTGAGCAGCTCGGGCTCACCGATCAGTGA
- the leuD gene encoding 3-isopropylmalate dehydratase small subunit: MSVFHCGLLAPLDKNNVDTDQIIPKQFLTSTSRDGFDKALFYDWRYTDQGDPDPEFILNAPQYQGASVLLTRDNFGCGSSREHAPWALKQYGFTVILAQSFADIFFNNCGNNQMLCISLPASTLDSLFGLCERQADIQIEVDLAAQQLRSEHFAPIAFDVRPDIKARLLSGLDFIGETEQLNAQIDKFEQQLQAARPWQ, encoded by the coding sequence ATGAGCGTCTTTCACTGTGGTTTGTTAGCACCACTGGATAAAAATAATGTCGATACCGATCAAATCATTCCTAAGCAATTCTTAACATCCACGAGTCGGGACGGCTTTGACAAGGCGCTTTTTTATGATTGGCGCTACACAGATCAAGGGGATCCGGACCCGGAGTTTATCCTTAACGCCCCCCAATATCAGGGGGCCAGTGTGCTGCTGACTCGGGATAACTTTGGCTGTGGGTCATCGCGTGAGCATGCGCCCTGGGCACTAAAGCAATACGGGTTTACGGTGATCCTGGCACAGAGCTTCGCCGATATCTTTTTCAACAACTGCGGCAATAATCAGATGCTGTGTATTAGTCTGCCCGCGAGTACTCTGGATAGTCTGTTTGGTTTGTGTGAACGTCAGGCCGATATTCAGATTGAAGTGGACCTGGCAGCGCAGCAGTTGCGTAGTGAGCATTTTGCACCGATTGCGTTTGATGTGCGCCCGGATATCAAAGCGCGACTGCTTAGTGGACTGGACTTTATCGGTGAAACCGAGCAATTAAATGCTCAGATAGATAAGTTTGAACAGCAACTTCAGGCGGCGCGTCCCTGGCAGTAG
- the leuC gene encoding 3-isopropylmalate dehydratase large subunit, with amino-acid sequence MAQTLYDKIWQAHVVTSINEQTDLLYIDRHLVHEVTSPQAFAGLREKNRAVRCPHKTFATMDHNVSTKSRSIDAASEVSKNQLQALAQNCQEFGIELYDLSSVNQGIVHVMGPEQGITLPGTTIVCGDSHTSTHGAFGALAHGIGTSEVEHVLATQTLQQKKAKSLKIEITGTLRPTVTAKDLIMAVIGKLGTAGGTGFVAEFCGTAIEALSMEARMTLCNMSIEMGAKAGLIAPDQTTYDYLKGRPFAPQGKDFEQAITYWQTLHTDPDAVFDSEVIISADEIQPQVTWGTSPEQVIGIDEAIPDPEIEPDLIKAEAMRSALRYMGLRAGQKLTDAKVDTVFIGSCTNSRIEDLRAAAQVVAGKQVASGVEALIVPGSGLVKQQAEREGLADIFTAAGFEWREPGCSMCLAMNDDRLGMGKRCASTSNRNFEGRQGRGGRTHLVSPAMAAAAAIAGHFTDIQGEQA; translated from the coding sequence GTGGCACAGACATTATACGACAAAATCTGGCAGGCCCATGTGGTCACCAGTATTAACGAACAAACCGATTTACTCTATATCGACAGGCATCTGGTACATGAAGTGACCTCGCCACAGGCCTTTGCGGGCTTACGTGAAAAAAATCGCGCGGTACGTTGCCCGCACAAAACCTTTGCGACCATGGATCACAATGTGTCGACCAAAAGTCGCTCTATTGATGCGGCCAGTGAAGTCAGTAAAAACCAGCTTCAGGCATTGGCACAGAACTGTCAGGAGTTCGGGATTGAGCTTTATGATCTGAGCTCAGTGAATCAGGGCATTGTGCATGTGATGGGTCCTGAACAGGGGATCACCCTGCCTGGCACAACGATCGTCTGCGGTGACAGTCATACCTCAACGCATGGTGCATTTGGTGCATTGGCCCATGGGATCGGCACCTCTGAGGTGGAGCACGTGTTGGCGACTCAGACCCTGCAGCAGAAGAAAGCAAAATCACTGAAAATAGAGATCACCGGGACATTGCGACCCACTGTCACGGCCAAGGATCTGATCATGGCGGTGATCGGCAAACTAGGCACGGCCGGGGGCACGGGTTTCGTGGCAGAGTTTTGCGGCACGGCTATTGAGGCTTTGTCGATGGAAGCGCGTATGACACTATGCAATATGAGCATTGAAATGGGCGCGAAGGCTGGGTTGATCGCACCGGATCAGACGACCTATGATTATCTTAAAGGCCGCCCATTCGCACCGCAGGGCAAAGACTTTGAGCAGGCCATCACCTACTGGCAAACTCTGCACACCGACCCTGATGCTGTGTTCGATAGCGAAGTGATCATCAGTGCTGATGAGATCCAACCTCAGGTCACCTGGGGCACCAGCCCTGAGCAAGTGATCGGGATCGATGAGGCCATTCCAGATCCGGAAATTGAACCGGATCTGATCAAAGCAGAAGCCATGCGCAGTGCACTGCGTTACATGGGACTTCGTGCAGGCCAAAAACTGACCGATGCCAAAGTGGATACAGTATTTATCGGCTCTTGTACTAACAGCCGTATTGAAGATTTACGTGCCGCGGCTCAGGTTGTGGCAGGCAAACAGGTTGCCAGTGGTGTCGAAGCCTTGATTGTTCCGGGCTCTGGCTTAGTCAAACAGCAGGCTGAGCGCGAGGGGCTGGCGGACATTTTTACAGCAGCCGGATTTGAATGGCGTGAACCGGGTTGCTCCATGTGCCTGGCGATGAATGATGATCGGCTCGGAATGGGTAAACGCTGCGCGTCAACGTCCAATCGCAATTTTGAAGGGCGTCAGGGTCGCGGTGGCAGAACCCATTTAGTGAGCCCTGCGATGGCAGCGGCTGCTGCGATTGCGGGTCACTTTACTGATATTCAAGGAGAGCAGGCATGA